From a single Armatimonadota bacterium genomic region:
- the ileS gene encoding isoleucine--tRNA ligase — MNLKDTLNLPDAEFSIPMKADLAKREPEIQSKWDAIGIYGLIQQERKDAPAWVYHDGPPYTNSPIHIGTGLNKILKDFACRSHSMMGYRVPFVPGYDNHGLPIEQAVIKKLNESKQEFDIPKLREECRKHAEHYVGVQTAQFKRLGVNALWENAYSPMRPKYAAEVLRIFKRLVEHGYITRGLRPVLWSPTFQTALADTEIVYDEAHVSTAIFVKFPLIEDKNGLFTGLEDVGAVIWTTTPWTIPANLAVAFHPEFTYAVIKSGRGHLILLKDLVEKTLSTCGIETYQMVKEFKGSEIEFTRFKHPIFDRDSLAVLAEYVTTEDGTGIVHTAPGHGREDFQTGQRYGLPILCPVDERGILTAEAFEFEGVHFKKCDQVVTDRLVEVGALIHTEPYTHKYPLAERDGQPVIFRTTEQWFIGIDLPFHADPAHTLREAMLAQIPQVAWYPPSAKGRFTSMIQGRPDWCISRQRPWGIGIPIFYGKESREPVMDPAAIEAVAQMVEQQGADAWYTASPSEILPVGYAHPTTGETEFVKETDVFDVWFDSACTHLCVLEGNVDPQWQERLPADLFLEGSDQHRGWFNISLFLGMAARGERPFQTVVTHGFVVDGQGQKMSKRLGNVVDPVAASNEYGADILRYWAASVNYSNDVPCSPELLKIAGENYRSVRNTLRFLLGNLADFDPSDPAEPSLIDQWVMQSADQLVERVSSHYREFDFLQALGAVHHFCVNELSRFYLDAIKDVMYADAANSPRRRAAQRACHYVLMRLTTLIAPVLPHTAEETYGRIPAIPHKASVHLEVFPKAAQPHNSDLSHWVETMLAVRARTFAQWEQDKAGLGLKNPQDAEAELTVTSEEATALERFPDLDNLFKMAAVRFRVGEPGAAFRVSEFLECARSRVRRADVEMTEWEGGPVPLSRRDRDVLGIA, encoded by the coding sequence ATGAACCTGAAGGACACGCTCAACCTGCCGGACGCGGAATTCAGCATCCCCATGAAGGCCGACCTTGCCAAACGCGAGCCGGAAATCCAATCCAAGTGGGACGCGATCGGTATTTATGGGCTCATCCAACAGGAACGGAAAGACGCCCCGGCCTGGGTTTATCACGACGGACCGCCCTACACCAATTCGCCGATCCACATCGGCACCGGGCTCAACAAAATCCTTAAGGACTTTGCCTGCCGGTCGCATTCCATGATGGGCTACCGGGTGCCGTTCGTGCCCGGATACGACAACCACGGCCTGCCCATTGAGCAAGCCGTGATCAAAAAGCTCAACGAATCCAAACAGGAGTTCGACATCCCTAAGCTCCGGGAAGAATGCCGCAAACACGCTGAACACTACGTCGGCGTGCAAACTGCGCAGTTCAAGCGGTTGGGGGTCAACGCTTTGTGGGAAAACGCCTATTCCCCAATGCGCCCCAAATATGCCGCCGAAGTTTTGCGCATTTTCAAGCGTTTGGTGGAACACGGGTACATCACTCGGGGTCTGCGTCCGGTTCTGTGGTCCCCGACCTTTCAAACTGCCTTGGCAGACACCGAAATCGTCTATGACGAAGCCCACGTCAGCACCGCGATCTTTGTCAAGTTCCCCTTGATCGAGGACAAGAACGGCCTCTTCACCGGACTGGAAGATGTCGGGGCTGTCATCTGGACGACAACTCCGTGGACTATTCCGGCCAACTTGGCCGTCGCCTTCCACCCGGAATTCACCTATGCCGTAATCAAATCCGGCCGGGGGCACTTGATCCTGCTCAAAGATTTGGTCGAAAAGACCCTCAGCACCTGTGGGATTGAAACCTACCAAATGGTTAAAGAGTTCAAAGGGTCAGAAATCGAGTTCACCCGGTTCAAACACCCGATCTTCGACCGCGACTCTTTGGCCGTGCTGGCGGAATACGTCACCACCGAAGATGGCACCGGCATTGTCCACACCGCCCCCGGCCATGGCCGAGAAGACTTCCAAACTGGGCAACGGTACGGCCTGCCGATCCTCTGCCCTGTCGATGAACGCGGCATCCTCACCGCCGAAGCCTTTGAATTTGAAGGCGTCCATTTTAAGAAGTGTGACCAAGTCGTCACCGACCGATTGGTTGAAGTGGGGGCGCTCATCCACACCGAGCCCTACACCCACAAATACCCGCTTGCCGAGCGGGATGGCCAGCCCGTCATCTTCCGCACCACCGAACAATGGTTCATCGGCATCGACCTCCCGTTTCACGCCGATCCGGCCCACACCCTGCGCGAGGCGATGCTGGCCCAAATCCCCCAAGTTGCCTGGTACCCGCCATCGGCTAAGGGCCGGTTCACGTCCATGATCCAGGGGAGGCCGGATTGGTGCATCAGCCGCCAAAGGCCTTGGGGAATCGGCATCCCGATCTTCTACGGCAAGGAATCTAGGGAGCCGGTGATGGATCCTGCCGCTATCGAAGCCGTCGCCCAAATGGTTGAACAACAGGGGGCCGACGCCTGGTATACGGCAAGCCCTAGCGAAATCCTGCCCGTCGGCTATGCCCACCCCACAACCGGCGAAACCGAGTTCGTCAAAGAAACCGACGTGTTCGACGTCTGGTTCGATAGTGCCTGTACTCACCTGTGCGTCCTGGAAGGCAACGTCGACCCGCAATGGCAAGAACGGCTGCCAGCCGATCTCTTCTTGGAAGGTTCCGACCAACACCGTGGCTGGTTCAACATCAGCCTATTCTTGGGGATGGCTGCGCGCGGCGAGCGCCCGTTCCAAACCGTCGTCACGCACGGATTTGTCGTTGATGGGCAGGGGCAAAAGATGTCCAAGAGGCTCGGAAACGTCGTCGACCCGGTTGCCGCCAGCAACGAATACGGTGCCGATATCCTGCGCTACTGGGCGGCCAGCGTCAATTACAGCAACGATGTCCCTTGCAGCCCAGAGTTGCTCAAAATTGCCGGGGAAAACTATCGTTCCGTCCGCAACACCCTCCGCTTCTTGCTGGGGAACTTGGCCGACTTCGATCCATCAGACCCCGCTGAGCCCAGCCTGATCGACCAATGGGTCATGCAATCTGCCGACCAATTGGTTGAGCGTGTTTCCAGCCACTACCGGGAATTCGACTTCTTGCAAGCCCTTGGTGCGGTCCATCACTTCTGCGTGAACGAACTCAGCCGGTTCTATTTGGATGCGATCAAAGATGTGATGTATGCCGATGCCGCCAATTCGCCGCGCCGCCGGGCCGCACAGCGGGCATGCCATTACGTGCTGATGCGGCTGACCACGCTCATCGCGCCGGTTTTGCCGCACACCGCCGAAGAAACCTATGGCCGCATCCCGGCCATCCCACACAAGGCCAGTGTCCACCTGGAAGTGTTCCCCAAAGCGGCCCAGCCGCACAACAGCGATCTGTCGCATTGGGTGGAAACAATGCTGGCCGTCCGTGCCCGTACCTTTGCCCAGTGGGAACAGGACAAAGCTGGGCTCGGCCTCAAAAACCCGCAAGATGCTGAAGCCGAGCTCACCGTCACCAGTGAGGAAGCCACGGCCCTGGAGAGATTCCCCGATCTCGACAACCTCTTCAAAATGGCCGCGGTTCGGTTCCGAGTTGGGGAACCCGGTGCCGCGTTCCGCGTCTCAGAGTTCTTGGAATGCGCCCGTTCCCGCGTCCGCCGGGCCGATGTTGAAATGACTGAGTGGGAGGGCGGGCCAGTGCCGCTCAGCCGGCGCGACCGCGACGTTCTGGGGATCGCCTAA
- the uvrC gene encoding excinuclease ABC subunit UvrC, which produces MSESEPPKPKKRSASTNPHVEEKLKSIPTKPGCYIYRDESGVILYVGKAVNLRSRVRSYFRRSADHGARIERLVRKIRDIETIVVDSELEALVLECNLIKEHRPPYNVRMRDDKSYPYIAITKEAFPRVIFTRNPRKSLGKTFGPYTSAYSVRETLQTLHKVFPLIPCGKSWSGREEQRPCLYYHMHQCLAPCAGLADKAEYKGVLDQVSRFLEGKNSDLLPRMQAEMESAAENLDFEKAAAVRDRIAALNSILERQKVLSSDESDRDIVAVVKDERGAAIQMLYIRGGRLIGQTNYLMDGSKEASPTEAVQEFVKQYYATAPEIPREVLLPVEIEERAIVQTWLRQKRGAAVTIDVPQGGEGLRLVDMAAKNAELALETMALELEAKEEWAQQAIAQLSDEVGLPTPALRVEGYDISNIQGKMPVGSMVVTENGLPAKDQYRRFKIKWNPEEPNDFAMMHEVITRRLRRYLDGDPKFAALPDLMMIDGGKGQLGAALEARDALGLSIPMVGLAKKQEIVFVPDQVTGKTKEGLPVYSYREVVLPLTSPGLMLLRKLRDEAHRFAITFHRKLRDKRMHGSVLDEIPGIGPKRRRLLLRTFGSIEAIRRATAEEIAAVPTLTLRQAQSISDYLRGENA; this is translated from the coding sequence GTGAGCGAAAGCGAACCGCCCAAGCCGAAAAAGCGGTCGGCCTCCACCAACCCCCACGTCGAAGAAAAACTCAAGTCCATCCCGACCAAGCCGGGGTGCTACATCTATCGCGACGAATCCGGGGTGATCCTTTATGTGGGTAAGGCCGTGAACTTGCGGTCGCGCGTGCGCTCCTATTTCCGGCGGTCTGCCGACCACGGGGCGCGCATCGAACGGCTGGTCCGCAAGATCCGCGACATTGAAACCATCGTTGTCGACAGCGAACTCGAAGCCTTGGTCCTCGAGTGCAACCTCATCAAAGAGCACCGCCCGCCTTACAACGTGCGCATGAGGGACGACAAGAGCTACCCCTACATCGCCATCACCAAAGAGGCGTTCCCCAGGGTCATTTTCACCCGCAACCCCCGCAAATCGCTCGGCAAGACATTTGGCCCCTACACCAGTGCCTACAGCGTCCGCGAGACTTTGCAAACCCTCCACAAAGTCTTCCCGCTTATCCCGTGCGGCAAAAGCTGGAGCGGCCGCGAAGAACAACGCCCCTGCCTTTACTACCACATGCACCAATGCTTGGCCCCGTGCGCCGGATTGGCCGACAAAGCCGAATACAAAGGCGTCCTCGACCAGGTCAGCCGGTTCCTGGAAGGCAAAAATTCGGATCTGCTCCCCCGCATGCAGGCGGAAATGGAATCCGCCGCCGAAAACCTGGACTTTGAAAAGGCCGCCGCCGTCCGGGATCGGATCGCCGCACTCAATTCCATCTTAGAGCGGCAAAAGGTGCTGAGCTCCGACGAAAGTGATCGCGACATCGTCGCCGTGGTCAAAGACGAGCGCGGGGCCGCCATCCAAATGCTCTACATCCGCGGCGGACGGTTGATCGGGCAAACCAACTACCTGATGGACGGGAGCAAAGAAGCCTCACCCACCGAAGCTGTCCAAGAATTCGTCAAGCAGTATTACGCCACCGCCCCAGAAATCCCCCGCGAAGTGCTGCTCCCGGTCGAGATCGAAGAAAGGGCCATCGTTCAAACTTGGCTGAGGCAAAAACGCGGGGCCGCCGTCACCATCGACGTTCCCCAAGGCGGCGAGGGCCTGCGCCTTGTGGACATGGCGGCCAAAAACGCCGAACTCGCCCTGGAAACCATGGCCTTGGAATTGGAAGCCAAAGAAGAATGGGCCCAACAAGCCATCGCCCAACTCAGTGACGAGGTCGGGCTGCCCACCCCGGCCCTCCGCGTTGAGGGGTACGACATCTCCAACATCCAGGGCAAGATGCCCGTCGGATCCATGGTCGTCACCGAAAACGGGTTGCCGGCAAAAGATCAATACCGCCGGTTCAAAATCAAATGGAACCCGGAAGAACCCAACGACTTTGCCATGATGCACGAAGTTATCACCCGCAGGCTGCGGCGCTACCTGGACGGCGACCCGAAATTCGCCGCCCTGCCAGACCTGATGATGATCGACGGCGGCAAAGGGCAACTTGGAGCGGCATTGGAAGCCCGCGACGCCCTTGGGCTCAGCATCCCCATGGTCGGGCTGGCAAAAAAGCAGGAAATCGTTTTTGTGCCGGACCAGGTCACCGGCAAAACCAAAGAAGGCCTGCCCGTCTACTCCTACCGCGAAGTGGTGCTGCCCCTAACCTCGCCGGGGCTGATGCTGTTGCGCAAACTCCGCGATGAGGCGCACCGGTTTGCCATCACGTTCCACCGCAAGCTCCGGGATAAACGCATGCACGGCTCGGTCTTGGATGAAATCCCGGGAATCGGGCCCAAACGGCGGCGGTTGCTGCTGCGGACGTTTGGTTCGATTGAAGCAATCCGCCGGGCCACGGCCGAAGAAATCGCCGCCGTCCCGACCCTCACCCTCCGCCAAGCGCAATCGATCAGCGACTACCTGAGGGGGGAAAATGCATGA
- a CDS encoding winged helix-turn-helix domain-containing protein, which yields MPTPAEGWTFLTNHSHVLVCLLRDPALTMREVAQMVGITERATQRIVAELQAAGVISVAKDGRRNRYTVNLETQLRHPLENSHTLGDLMSWLVSGNSGTS from the coding sequence ATGCCTACACCCGCCGAAGGATGGACGTTTTTGACCAACCACTCCCATGTCCTTGTGTGCTTGTTGCGCGACCCCGCGTTGACAATGCGCGAGGTTGCGCAAATGGTGGGCATCACGGAACGGGCGACCCAGCGGATCGTCGCCGAGCTGCAGGCGGCGGGGGTCATATCTGTTGCAAAGGATGGCCGACGCAACCGTTACACCGTGAACCTGGAAACCCAATTGCGCCACCCGTTGGAAAACTCCCACACGCTTGGCGACCTGATGAGTTGGCTTGTTTCTGGGAATTCCGGAACCAGCTAG
- the lspA gene encoding signal peptidase II — protein MENRARLVRFLLWVAGLIAFDQLVKAWARLSADGVEGRTFLALWPNVFELKLVFNKGIAFGMAQGAGVMLTPIAILITGYSVWHIARAKNDPPLVFPGLVLLAAGAVGNLIDRLSPLGKVTDMFYFRLIDFPVFNVADAYITFAGATIIWLGLSDAFAKKPSLKADADHGQDPATGNGPAE, from the coding sequence GTGGAAAACCGAGCCCGACTTGTGCGGTTCCTGTTGTGGGTAGCGGGGCTTATTGCATTCGACCAACTGGTAAAAGCTTGGGCTCGCCTGTCTGCCGACGGGGTGGAAGGACGGACCTTCCTTGCCCTTTGGCCGAATGTCTTCGAACTCAAACTCGTGTTCAACAAAGGCATTGCCTTCGGCATGGCCCAAGGTGCGGGAGTGATGCTCACACCTATCGCCATCTTGATCACTGGATACAGCGTGTGGCACATCGCTCGGGCCAAAAACGACCCGCCCTTGGTTTTTCCGGGCCTCGTGTTGTTGGCTGCCGGAGCCGTCGGCAACCTCATCGACCGACTTTCCCCTCTGGGCAAAGTCACCGACATGTTCTACTTCCGGCTCATTGATTTCCCGGTGTTCAATGTCGCCGACGCCTACATCACATTTGCCGGGGCAACGATCATTTGGCTTGGCCTTTCAGACGCCTTTGCCAAAAAGCCGTCGCTCAAAGCCGATGCCGACCATGGGCAAGACCCTGCAACCGGGAACGGGCCCGCCGAGTAA
- the acnA gene encoding aconitate hydratase AcnA produces the protein MGVNALNSFGTLTTDELGGQPVSYHSLRALESAGYQVSRLPYAHRILLENLLRNEDGTNVTKGDIEALLNWDAKAEPSKEIAFTPSRVLLQDFTGVPCVVDLASMRDAMAELGGDPEKINPLQPVELVIDHSVQIDSYGSDASLQINLDLEFERNNERYEFLKWGQGAFENFKVVPPNTGICHQVNLEYLGRVVMADGSMARLDTLVGTDSHTTMINGLGVLGWGVGGIEAEAAMLGQPVSMLIPQVVGFKLTGKLPEGATATDLVLTVTEMLRKLGVVGKFVEFYGPGITGMPLADRATIANMAPEYGATCGLFPVDEETLRYMTVSGRDESHIALVRDYYTKQGLMHTADSPVADYSATLELDLGTVQPSVAGPKRPQDRALLGQARDTFKAAFPDAVCDSGNLSNGSVVIAAITSCTNTSNPSVMVAAGLVARKARALGLKPKPWVKTSLAPGSRVVEKYLESAGLQSDLDAMGFNIAGFGCTTCIGNSGPLPEDVSSQVREADLAVVSVLSGNRNFEGRVNQDVKANYLMSPPLVVAYSLAGTIDIDLSTDPVAHTQDGQPVFLKDIWPSQQEIAETIEKNVTREMFSKSYASVFDGDAKWRAIEVGGGQRYAWDPKSTYVKQAPFFAGMKREAPSYVDDLNGLKCLAMLGDSVTTDHISPAGSIKAASPAGSYLIEHGVSPHLFNSYGARRGNDEVMVRGTFANIRLKNQLAPGTEGGFTTNFMTGEVTTIFDAAMAYRERGVGLVVLAGKEYGTGSSRDWAAKGTRLLGVKAVIAESFERIHRSNLIGMGVLPLQFVDGQNAESLGLTGQEEFSVLGLSEGVETKFAMGKMLYVRATTESGDVTAFDVLCRLDTPTEIDYYRHGGVLQYVLRGLLG, from the coding sequence ATCGGAGTCAATGCCTTGAACAGTTTTGGAACGCTCACCACCGATGAATTGGGCGGTCAACCCGTCTCTTACCACAGCCTGAGGGCGCTTGAATCCGCCGGATACCAAGTGAGCCGGTTGCCTTATGCCCACCGTATTTTGTTGGAGAACCTCCTCCGCAACGAAGACGGCACAAACGTCACCAAGGGGGATATTGAAGCTTTGCTCAATTGGGATGCCAAAGCTGAGCCGAGCAAAGAGATCGCATTCACCCCGTCACGAGTGTTGCTCCAAGATTTCACGGGGGTGCCGTGTGTTGTGGATTTGGCCAGCATGCGCGACGCCATGGCCGAGCTGGGCGGCGATCCGGAGAAGATCAACCCGCTCCAACCGGTGGAGCTTGTGATTGACCACTCTGTCCAAATCGACAGCTACGGCAGCGACGCCTCGCTCCAAATCAACCTCGACCTTGAGTTTGAACGGAACAATGAACGGTACGAATTCTTGAAATGGGGTCAGGGGGCATTCGAAAACTTCAAGGTTGTGCCGCCCAACACCGGGATCTGCCACCAAGTGAACTTGGAATACCTGGGCCGGGTGGTCATGGCCGATGGCAGCATGGCTCGGCTGGATACCCTTGTCGGCACCGACAGCCACACCACCATGATCAATGGCCTGGGCGTATTGGGTTGGGGTGTCGGTGGCATCGAGGCCGAAGCGGCCATGCTCGGGCAACCGGTGAGCATGTTGATTCCGCAGGTCGTTGGGTTCAAATTGACCGGCAAATTGCCCGAAGGGGCCACCGCGACCGACCTGGTGTTGACCGTGACCGAAATGCTCCGGAAGCTGGGGGTGGTCGGCAAATTTGTCGAATTCTATGGCCCAGGGATAACGGGGATGCCGCTGGCCGACCGCGCCACCATCGCCAACATGGCCCCTGAATATGGGGCGACTTGCGGCCTGTTCCCGGTCGATGAAGAAACCTTGCGCTACATGACGGTGAGCGGCCGGGACGAATCGCACATCGCCTTGGTGCGCGACTATTACACCAAGCAGGGCCTGATGCACACGGCCGATAGCCCGGTTGCCGACTACTCGGCGACTCTCGAACTGGATTTGGGCACGGTCCAGCCGAGTGTGGCCGGGCCCAAACGGCCGCAAGACCGGGCGCTGCTTGGCCAAGCCCGGGACACGTTCAAGGCCGCGTTCCCAGATGCCGTGTGCGACTCGGGCAACCTCAGCAATGGCAGCGTGGTAATCGCGGCCATCACAAGCTGCACCAACACCAGCAACCCCAGCGTGATGGTCGCGGCCGGGTTGGTGGCGCGCAAGGCGCGCGCTTTGGGACTCAAACCCAAACCGTGGGTCAAAACCTCTCTGGCCCCTGGTTCGCGGGTGGTTGAAAAGTACTTGGAGTCCGCCGGACTGCAGTCGGACTTGGATGCCATGGGTTTCAACATCGCCGGTTTTGGATGCACGACGTGCATTGGCAACTCGGGCCCGCTACCCGAAGACGTTTCGTCGCAAGTCCGGGAAGCAGATCTGGCGGTTGTGAGCGTGCTGAGCGGCAACCGCAACTTTGAAGGTCGCGTGAACCAAGACGTCAAGGCGAACTACTTGATGTCCCCGCCTTTGGTTGTCGCCTATAGTCTGGCCGGGACGATCGACATCGACCTTTCAACCGACCCGGTTGCGCACACCCAGGATGGACAGCCCGTTTTCCTGAAAGATATTTGGCCGAGCCAGCAAGAGATTGCCGAGACGATTGAGAAGAACGTCACCCGGGAAATGTTTTCCAAGTCGTATGCCAGCGTGTTTGACGGCGATGCGAAGTGGCGCGCGATCGAAGTCGGTGGCGGCCAGCGTTATGCCTGGGATCCCAAATCGACTTATGTCAAACAAGCCCCGTTTTTTGCGGGGATGAAGCGGGAAGCACCGAGTTATGTCGATGACTTGAACGGCCTCAAGTGCCTGGCCATGCTAGGCGATTCCGTCACCACGGATCATATCTCCCCTGCCGGGTCGATCAAAGCCGCCTCGCCTGCCGGATCCTATTTGATCGAACACGGCGTCTCTCCGCACCTGTTCAACAGCTACGGCGCGCGGCGGGGCAACGACGAGGTGATGGTTCGGGGCACTTTTGCCAACATCCGGCTGAAGAACCAGTTGGCACCAGGCACCGAAGGCGGCTTCACGACGAACTTTATGACCGGAGAAGTGACCACGATTTTCGATGCTGCGATGGCCTACCGAGAACGAGGAGTCGGTTTGGTTGTACTCGCGGGCAAGGAATATGGCACTGGTTCCAGCCGTGACTGGGCGGCCAAGGGAACCCGATTGCTCGGTGTGAAAGCGGTGATTGCCGAAAGCTTTGAAAGGATCCACCGGTCCAACCTGATCGGCATGGGCGTGCTGCCCTTGCAGTTCGTGGATGGCCAGAACGCCGAATCTCTTGGACTGACCGGTCAAGAAGAGTTCAGCGTCCTTGGGCTGAGCGAAGGCGTGGAGACCAAATTCGCGATGGGGAAGATGCTTTATGTCCGGGCGACGACCGAATCTGGCGACGTGACGGCCTTTGACGTTCTTTGCCGACTGGATACCCCGACGGAAATCGATTACTACCGGCACGGCGGCGTGTTGCAGTACGTTCTTCGGGGCCTTTTGGGCTGA
- a CDS encoding beta-propeller fold lactonase family protein, translating to MKNWMLILGVGVVGLMALTGCGGGGSVLAPVSAEYRLAAITNSGGFGLYKVTSAGLVTELFSGSGSSQYASIVEGVNANDLYFSFNNNSNISLVKFMNDAPFSSGNAATAGGSGSLLFLHPTRSMLYALLPNQSKIDQFAISPDGSLTVQPQADADAMPVDMVFNPNGNYAYVVSKNSKVVRVYAIDADGTLSLIPGAAYPTAINPAKIVITDDGANLYAMGQDQDISQFAIGANGLLTPLAPQKASYPMGNFRAAMTANNVLSFYREADEGIETLGRTGGGQLSNLGAPNYVTSATTDIYRLPGQNLLFLLARGTGSGQTVSMGSNGIGTQLSTSSLLPGVSDVALWQVP from the coding sequence ATGAAGAACTGGATGTTGATCTTAGGAGTGGGAGTTGTTGGACTGATGGCCCTCACCGGATGCGGTGGGGGCGGTTCAGTTTTGGCTCCTGTCTCGGCGGAATACCGATTGGCAGCAATTACGAACAGTGGAGGATTTGGCCTCTATAAGGTGACGAGCGCTGGGCTTGTGACGGAACTGTTTTCAGGTTCGGGTTCTTCGCAATATGCTTCGATTGTCGAAGGCGTGAATGCCAATGATCTGTACTTTAGCTTCAACAATAACTCCAACATCAGTTTGGTCAAGTTTATGAATGATGCGCCGTTTTCATCGGGCAATGCGGCAACGGCCGGGGGATCGGGTAGTTTGCTTTTCTTACATCCCACGCGATCGATGCTTTATGCTTTACTACCCAACCAAAGCAAAATCGACCAGTTTGCAATCAGCCCTGATGGGTCGCTAACCGTTCAGCCTCAGGCAGACGCCGATGCGATGCCGGTGGATATGGTTTTTAACCCGAACGGCAACTATGCCTATGTGGTGAGCAAGAACAGCAAAGTTGTCCGCGTTTATGCAATTGATGCCGATGGAACTTTGAGCCTGATCCCTGGCGCTGCCTATCCCACGGCGATTAACCCAGCCAAGATTGTGATTACCGATGACGGTGCAAATCTGTACGCCATGGGTCAGGATCAAGACATTTCCCAATTTGCGATTGGCGCCAATGGCTTGTTGACTCCTCTGGCACCGCAAAAGGCCAGCTATCCCATGGGCAACTTTAGGGCCGCAATGACAGCCAATAACGTGCTGAGCTTTTACCGCGAGGCCGACGAGGGTATTGAAACTTTGGGTCGCACCGGCGGCGGGCAACTTTCCAACCTGGGAGCACCGAATTACGTGACTAGTGCCACAACCGACATCTATCGATTGCCGGGTCAGAACCTCTTGTTCTTGTTGGCTAGAGGGACGGGGTCAGGTCAAACGGTCAGCATGGGTTCAAACGGTATTGGAACACAGCTATCAACATCTAGTTTGTTGCCAGGTGTTTCGGACGTTGCGCTTTGGCAAGTTCCCTGA
- a CDS encoding NADP-dependent isocitrate dehydrogenase: MSLATPLSENTTHASSNLVPVTVAYGDGIGPEIMEATLDILKAAEAPIAPEVITIGEPVYLAGNSAGIANEAWESLRRTKVFLKAPITTPQGGGFKSLNVTVRKTLGLFANVRPCVTYHPALAMGPKGMDVVIIRENEEDLYAGIEHRQTGDVYQCLKLISEPGTRRIVRYAFEYARVNNRKKVTCMTKDNIMKLTDGLFHRIFDEVAAEYPEIQSEHYIIDIGMARVANRPNDFDVIVVPNLYGDIMSDVAAEVTGSVGLAGSANIGHSCAMFEAIHGSAPKMTGQDRANPSGLLLAAIQMLVHIGKPKHAETIHNAWLKTIEDGVHTSDIYREGVSKQKVGTKGFAQAVIERLGERPQSLPAASYPEDAEPITITEQPVAVPDKELIGVDVFVDYRGTVDMLAALLRSCSTEELPLKMITNRGVKVWPEGLPETQCTNHWRCRFQADKPIDHGSVIDLLGKFRRAGLDFIKTENLCLFDGEPGFSLGQGQ; this comes from the coding sequence ATGTCACTCGCTACTCCGCTGTCGGAAAACACAACCCACGCCTCTTCGAACCTGGTCCCGGTCACCGTCGCCTATGGAGACGGCATCGGGCCCGAGATCATGGAAGCGACCTTGGACATCTTGAAGGCCGCAGAAGCCCCAATTGCGCCGGAAGTCATCACCATTGGCGAGCCGGTCTACTTGGCCGGCAACAGCGCCGGCATCGCCAACGAAGCCTGGGAATCGCTCCGGAGGACCAAGGTCTTCCTCAAGGCGCCCATCACCACCCCTCAAGGAGGCGGGTTCAAATCCCTCAACGTCACGGTGCGCAAAACCCTCGGATTGTTCGCCAACGTCCGGCCCTGCGTCACCTACCACCCCGCCCTTGCCATGGGCCCTAAAGGGATGGACGTCGTGATCATCCGCGAGAACGAGGAAGACCTTTATGCCGGTATCGAGCACCGACAGACCGGCGACGTTTACCAATGCCTCAAACTCATTAGCGAGCCGGGGACGCGCCGGATCGTCCGCTATGCCTTTGAATATGCAAGAGTCAACAACCGCAAAAAGGTGACCTGCATGACCAAAGACAACATCATGAAGCTCACCGACGGCCTTTTCCACCGCATCTTCGATGAAGTCGCCGCCGAATACCCTGAAATCCAATCCGAACACTACATCATCGATATCGGCATGGCCCGGGTTGCCAACCGGCCCAACGATTTCGACGTCATCGTGGTCCCCAACCTCTACGGGGACATCATGTCGGATGTCGCCGCCGAGGTCACGGGATCGGTTGGATTGGCCGGTTCCGCCAACATCGGCCACAGCTGCGCCATGTTCGAAGCCATCCACGGCTCCGCACCCAAAATGACCGGGCAAGACCGCGCCAACCCATCCGGGTTGCTGCTTGCCGCCATCCAGATGCTCGTCCACATCGGCAAACCCAAGCACGCCGAAACAATCCACAATGCCTGGCTGAAAACAATCGAAGACGGGGTGCATACCAGCGACATCTATCGCGAAGGGGTCAGCAAGCAAAAAGTGGGGACAAAAGGGTTTGCCCAGGCCGTGATCGAACGGCTGGGTGAGCGCCCGCAATCCCTGCCCGCCGCCTCCTATCCTGAGGATGCCGAGCCAATCACCATCACCGAACAACCGGTGGCAGTGCCCGACAAGGAACTCATCGGGGTCGATGTCTTTGTCGATTACCGCGGAACGGTCGACATGTTGGCAGCCTTGCTCAGGTCATGCAGCACGGAAGAACTCCCGCTCAAGATGATCACTAACCGGGGAGTCAAAGTTTGGCCAGAAGGTTTGCCCGAAACCCAGTGCACCAACCACTGGCGATGCCGGTTCCAAGCCGATAAGCCAATCGATCACGGGTCGGTGATTGACCTGCTGGGCAAGTTCCGACGGGCCGGGCTTGACTTTATCAAGACCGAAAACCTGTGTCTGTTCGATGGCGAACCGGGCTTTAGCCTCGGCCAAGGCCAGTAA